The Amphiura filiformis chromosome 6, Afil_fr2py, whole genome shotgun sequence genome segment CTGCAGTTTGAACTTTGGTTTTATCACCTGCTAGCTTTGTGACTTTCTTGAAGAGATCATGGCTTATGTTCTTTGCATGGGCTTCTTCCATTTATTCCACTGCTtcacttgatatttgacccctttgttcagcttccgatagcagttcttgtttggagctgaggggttgtttaacatcaagaCTCTGGCCTTTTTTCTCAAGTGCATTGGCACATTTTCCTGACTTCTTCAGGCAATCCCTTCACTTGTCGAGCCCTCCTGATACCAACTgattcttcagtaattttgtttgtcGTGTCTCTGAACTGAGCCCACAGGTCTTCTACATCAGTATCCTCCAGTTGAAGCAGGGGTTCAAAAGTACCACCAATCTTGGCTCTGAACTCTTCTGCAATCAGGGGGTTGGAAAGTCTACTGACGTCATAGCTTTTCGGAGTTGTTTTCAGGCGTTTGGTTCTGACTGGTGCTGACACCACTTTAGCGATCACTAGATTGTGATCTGAGCCCACATCAGCTGAGCAGTATGGTCGGCAATTCTGGATGGTACTTAGGTTCTCCTGTTGAGTTATGACGAagtcaatcatatttttgtatttcccacaaGGTGAAGCCCATGTTACTTTTCTACAGGCTTTATGCTGGAAGTGGGTGTTACAGACTGTCAACTTGTTGAGCATGCAGAATTCCAACAGTTTCTCCCCTCTGCTGTTGATCTTACCAATACCAAACTTGCCCATTGCGGGGGTCCAAGCTTTACTGTCAGAGCCCGTGTCAGAgcctattttggcattgaaatcccCCATCAGGATAAGTTTCTCCTTCTTATTGACTTTCTGACGGTGATGTTGTAGCCCATCATAAAATTCATCACTCTCTgcaaaaaatttctcacacacattaaagaggtatttcgtgattttgttattttgttgagcagaggaatcacctcaggtatcacacaagaaacgctgaagattacaagatctgtcttacaaaaacagagtttgctaacaaaacaataagaaccgccgggccaagaaaatggcattcgattgacagatgcgccaaaacggctacatcagtaaaactctttagatcccaaattaaaacaaaccttatagaaatgtacacttaatacctcttagtttggatttacttatttttatttttctcccttttaaaacaaaaaatctattaaaattaactgatctcttagcatttatactatattcacaaaatgtcagctttcttgtgcgatatacgtacgtgagcaaatgttatgaaatcctaatttatattctgcatgttctttattcatcatttttttcctgcttagttcgttctacatgaatgtatgaaagagggtgggggggggggggggtgtttgtatgtatgtaattgtattttattagacaaattaagaaacttaggctaaggttaagggggtgcttgttcaggcctttttggccttctgagcatctcctcattcaaatgtgttgttttgctgttattgtattgttgtattttgaatgaaata includes the following:
- the LOC140154710 gene encoding craniofacial development protein 2-like; its protein translation is MGDFNAKIGSDTGSDSKAWTPAMGKFGIGKINSRGEKLLEFCMLNKLTVCNTHFQHKACRKVTWASPCGKYKNMIDFVITQQENLSTIQNCRPYCSADVGSDHNLVIAKVVSAPVRTKRLKTTPKSYDVSRLSNPLIAEEFRAKIGGTFEPLLQLEDTDVEDLWAQFRDTTNKITEESVGIRRARQVKGLPEEVRKMCQCT